A window of the Oncorhynchus masou masou isolate Uvic2021 chromosome 13, UVic_Omas_1.1, whole genome shotgun sequence genome harbors these coding sequences:
- the LOC135551875 gene encoding cyclic AMP-responsive element-binding protein 5-like isoform X1: MNDEQDRPYRCSAPGCSQRFQTEDHLMIHRHKHEMTLKFSSTKADPLADQTPTPTRFLRNCEEVGLFNEIEQEFRQAQEEQNIKQSIPQNGSSCVTQPHSQHQPQSHGGMRGLSCSMAGQQALPSAQSNSVITQAHSMLTHSGPVPGPLSSLLHLRNNRQRQPLAASMPGTLPDPAMQGASAQHMSMERQMSMGSSMMSIQGPAHNSSCSSPQRAKTVGHLHQHQHPHPGAVANGNMGPTMGNMMEMSPRQRHTQLQQQHHQHLQQAPPISYQQHCHAPPHHLGNTHSLGHQSGNVPHHPVHQSPPSHLQASHTHQTSPHLPLHSIAAQLSPAAQQMHSSQQTHSLHAGQATGGRRRRSVDQDPDERRQKFLERNRAAATRCRQKRKVWVSALEKKAEELTHNNMQLQNEVTTLRSEVGQLKQILLTHKDCPVSARQRESQGYLSPGSSTGSPSPLCPGSQQQAIQSNSISTSSAGGGDGVHSN; the protein is encoded by the exons ATGAATGATGAACAGGACCGGCCATATAGGTGCAGCGCTCCTGGCTGctcgcag CGGTTCCAAACAGAAGACCACCTGATGATCCACAGACACAAGCATGAGATGACCCTCAAGTTCTCCTCCACCAAGGCTGATCCCCTCGCAG ACCAGACCCCAACGCCGACCCGTTTCCTGCGTAACTGTGAGGAGGTGGGTCTCTTCAATGAGATCGAACAGGAGTTCCGCCAGGCACAGGAAGAGCAgaacattaaacag AGTATCCCTCAGAATGGATCATCATGTGTGACCCAGCCCCACTCCCAACACCAACCACAGTCCCATGGTGGTATGAGGGGTCTAAGCTGCAGCATGGCTGGACAGCAAGCACTGCCCTCTGCCCAGTCCAACTCAGTCATCACCCAGGCCCACTCCATGCTCACACACTCAGG ACCTGTCCCTGggcccctctcctccctactgcaccTGAGgaacaacagacagagacagccccTGGCCGCCTCCATGCCTGGCACCCTGCCAGACCCAGCCATGCAGGGAGCATCTGCCCAGCACATGTCT ATGGAAAGACAGATGTCTATGGGATCCAGTATGATGAGCATCCAAGGTCCCGCCCACAACTCTTCCTGCTCTTCACCTCAG AGAGCTAAAACCGTGGGTCACctccaccaacaccaacacccacACCCGGGAGCTGTCGCCAATGGTAACATGGGTCCCACCATGGGTAACATGATGGAGATGTCACCGCGCCAACGGCACACTCAACTGCAGCAGCAGCATCATCAGCACCTGCAGCAGGCTCCGCCCATTTCCTACCAGCAGCACTGCCACGCCCCTCCACATCACCTGGGAAACACCCACAGCCTGGGCCACCAATCAGGGAACGTGCCGCATCATCCGGTTCACCAATCACCTCCCTCGCACCTGCAGGCCAGCCACACCCACCAGACCTCGCCTCACCTGCCCCTCCACTCCATAGCTGCTCAG TTGTCTCCAGCAGCGCAGCAGATGCATTCATCCCAGCAGACACATTCCCTGCATGCAGGCCAGGCGACTGGAGGACGCCGCAGGAGGTCTGTGGACCAGGACCCAGACGAGCGCAGGCAGAAGTTCCTGGAACGCAATCGAGCTGCGGCCACTCGATGCAGACAGAAGAGGAAGGTCTGGGTGTCTGCTTTGGAGAAGAAGGCAGAGGAGCTGACGCACAACAACATGCAGCTGCAG AACGAGGTGACTACTCTAAGGTCAGAGGTTGGCCAGCTGAAGCAGATCCTGCTGACCCATAAAGACTGTCCTGTCTCCGCCCGCCAGAGAGAATCACAGGGGTACCTCA GTCCAGGGAGTTCGACAGGAAGTCCCTCCCCCCTATGTCCCGGGTCGCAGCAGCAGGCCATCCAATCCAACAGCATCTCCACCTCCTCAGCTGGAGGGGGCGATGGAGTGCACAGCAATTAA
- the LOC135551875 gene encoding cyclic AMP-responsive element-binding protein 5-like isoform X2, translating to MNDEQDRPYRCSAPGCSQRFQTEDHLMIHRHKHEMTLKFSSTKADPLADQTPTPTRFLRNCEEVGLFNEIEQEFRQAQEEQNIKQSIPQNGSSCVTQPHSQHQPQSHGGMRGLSCSMAGQQALPSAQSNSVITQAHSMLTHSGPVPGPLSSLLHLRNNRQRQPLAASMPGTLPDPAMQGASAQHMSMERQMSMGSSMMSIQGPAHNSSCSSPQRAKTVGHLHQHQHPHPGAVANGNMGPTMGNMMEMSPRQRHTQLQQQHHQHLQQAPPISYQQHCHAPPHHLGNTHSLGHQSGNVPHHPVHQSPPSHLQASHTHQTSPHLPLHSIAAQLSPAAQQMHSSQQTHSLHAGQATGGRRRRSVDQDPDERRQKFLERNRAAATRCRQKRKVWVSALEKKAEELTHNNMQLQNEVTTLRSEVGQLKQILLTHKDCPVSARQRESQGYLSE from the exons ATGAATGATGAACAGGACCGGCCATATAGGTGCAGCGCTCCTGGCTGctcgcag CGGTTCCAAACAGAAGACCACCTGATGATCCACAGACACAAGCATGAGATGACCCTCAAGTTCTCCTCCACCAAGGCTGATCCCCTCGCAG ACCAGACCCCAACGCCGACCCGTTTCCTGCGTAACTGTGAGGAGGTGGGTCTCTTCAATGAGATCGAACAGGAGTTCCGCCAGGCACAGGAAGAGCAgaacattaaacag AGTATCCCTCAGAATGGATCATCATGTGTGACCCAGCCCCACTCCCAACACCAACCACAGTCCCATGGTGGTATGAGGGGTCTAAGCTGCAGCATGGCTGGACAGCAAGCACTGCCCTCTGCCCAGTCCAACTCAGTCATCACCCAGGCCCACTCCATGCTCACACACTCAGG ACCTGTCCCTGggcccctctcctccctactgcaccTGAGgaacaacagacagagacagccccTGGCCGCCTCCATGCCTGGCACCCTGCCAGACCCAGCCATGCAGGGAGCATCTGCCCAGCACATGTCT ATGGAAAGACAGATGTCTATGGGATCCAGTATGATGAGCATCCAAGGTCCCGCCCACAACTCTTCCTGCTCTTCACCTCAG AGAGCTAAAACCGTGGGTCACctccaccaacaccaacacccacACCCGGGAGCTGTCGCCAATGGTAACATGGGTCCCACCATGGGTAACATGATGGAGATGTCACCGCGCCAACGGCACACTCAACTGCAGCAGCAGCATCATCAGCACCTGCAGCAGGCTCCGCCCATTTCCTACCAGCAGCACTGCCACGCCCCTCCACATCACCTGGGAAACACCCACAGCCTGGGCCACCAATCAGGGAACGTGCCGCATCATCCGGTTCACCAATCACCTCCCTCGCACCTGCAGGCCAGCCACACCCACCAGACCTCGCCTCACCTGCCCCTCCACTCCATAGCTGCTCAG TTGTCTCCAGCAGCGCAGCAGATGCATTCATCCCAGCAGACACATTCCCTGCATGCAGGCCAGGCGACTGGAGGACGCCGCAGGAGGTCTGTGGACCAGGACCCAGACGAGCGCAGGCAGAAGTTCCTGGAACGCAATCGAGCTGCGGCCACTCGATGCAGACAGAAGAGGAAGGTCTGGGTGTCTGCTTTGGAGAAGAAGGCAGAGGAGCTGACGCACAACAACATGCAGCTGCAG AACGAGGTGACTACTCTAAGGTCAGAGGTTGGCCAGCTGAAGCAGATCCTGCTGACCCATAAAGACTGTCCTGTCTCCGCCCGCCAGAGAGAATCACAGGGGTACCTCAGTGAGTAA